One genomic window of Penaeus chinensis breed Huanghai No. 1 chromosome 35, ASM1920278v2, whole genome shotgun sequence includes the following:
- the LOC125044360 gene encoding tripartite motif-containing protein 5-like isoform X2: MREQRLGVIITKREGMEEESLCCTVCQERFSDTRTPRQLTCGHSICSPCVRGVIDNDRRCPECRRTFDATNPDDLAVNYQLLRLVRCLASGGPPQLLLDAGGVREPDAGRCEAHGSLRFFRCMSCGAWVCRDCLVLEHVGPPRGTCRVVSSSKAIAEMKEKHLQALREESAALLQAKSLSAAQITTITTIKTNLKDTIARLRATINEEELYLQSLEDRAREARAKTDELEAQEETLREMANRMTSAETTMEVTNLGVEAEEAVRQTKRLVEREKEAQAHLLMKLNSRGLQNAREVVTSWPEVWGTQEVAGRQCWARVRLLDSLVHVHALQDTPPPASAVTVPFESLRSLLPEGNPPSVFLDLSWPGCDTARIYVRLLRDSPRGSQFFLLCSGECGPTLKDATFLPPSPGESEATLSGRVPLRKPVLGNLRDEAQPAARAESRRQAEKGLVVGSYTANTFFHFFRSGRRCTFHFRLHAGGAQGDAGGAAIGTVTKGMNHLKFAVAHSRVSSVKVKDTGFIAPLQA; the protein is encoded by the exons ATGAGAGAGCAAAGACTTGgcgtgataataacaaaac gcgaaggaatggaggaggagagcctGTGCTGCACCGTGTGCCAGGAGCGCTTCTCAGACACGCGCACGCCACGCCAGCTCACCTGCGGCCACTCCATCTGCTCGCCGTGCGTCCGCGGCGTCATCGACAACGACCGGCGCTGCCCCGAGTGCCGCCGCACCTTCGACGCCACCAACCCCGACGACCTCGCCGTCAACTACCAGCTGCTGCGGCTCGTGCGGTGCCTGGCGAGCGGCGGGCCCCCGCAGTTATTGCTGGACGCAGGCGGCGTGCGCGAGCCGGACGCAGGCCGCTGCGAGGCGCACGGCTCGCTGCGCTTCTTCCGGTGCATGAGCTGCGGCGCGTGGGTGTGCCGCGACTGCCTCGTGTTGGAGCACGTGGGGCCGCCGCGCGGCACCTGTAGGGTCGTGTCCTCGTCCAAGGCCATCgcggagatgaaggagaagcacCTGCAGGCGCTTCGGGAGGAGTCGGCCGCCCTGCTGCAGGCCAAAAGCCTCAGCGCCGCGcagatcaccaccatcaccaccatcaagacCAACCTGAAGGACACCATAGCGCGCCTGCGAGCCACCATCAACGAGGAGGAGCTGTACCTGCAGTCGCTGGAGGACCGCGCCAGGGAGGCCCGCGCCAAGACGGACGAGCTGGAGGCGCAGGAGGAGACGCTGCGCGAGATGGCCAACCGCATGACCTCCGCCGAAACCACCATGGAGGTCACCAACCTGGGCGTGGAGGCCGAGGAGGCCGTCCGCCAGACCAAGAGGCTggtcgagagggagaaggaggcgcaGGCGCACCTCCTCATGAAGCTCAACTCCCGCGGATTGCAG AACGCGCGCGAGGTGGTGACGTCCTGGCCGGAGGTGTGGGGCACGCAGGAGGTCGCAGGACGCCAGTGCTGGGCCAGGGTCCGCCTCCTCGACTCCCTGGTGCACGTCCACGCCCTTCAGGACACTCCTCCGCCCGCCTCCGCCGTCACTGTGCCT TTCGAGTCCCTGCGGTCCCTCCTGCCCGAGGGCAACCCCCCCTCCGTATTCCTCGACCTCAGCTGGCCCGGCTGCGACACCGCCAGGATCTACGTGCGGCTGCTGCGGGACTCGCCGAGGGGCAGCCAGTTCTTCCTGCTGTGCTCGGGGGAGTGCGGGCCCACGCTGAAGGACGCGACGTTCCTGCCGCCATCGCCGGGGGAGTCCGAGGCGACATTGTCTGGCCGGGTGCCCCTCCGGAAGCCCGTGCTGGGCAACCTTCGGGACGAGGCACAGCCGGCGGCGAGAGCCGAGAGCCGTCGGCAGGCGGAGAAGGGGCTGGTGGTGGGCTCCTACACGGCCAACACCTTTTTCCACTTCTTCCGCAGCGGGAGGAGGTGCACCTTCCACTTCCGCCTGCACGCCGGGGGGGCGCAGGGCGACGCCGGGGGCGCTGCCATCGGCACGGTGACCAAGGGCATGAATCACCTCAAGTTCGCCGTGGCGCACAGCCGAGTCTCCAGCGTGAAGGTCAAGGACACGGGCTTCATCGCCCCCCTTCAGGCATAG
- the LOC125044360 gene encoding uncharacterized protein LOC125044360 isoform X1, with product MREQRLGVIITKREGMEEESLCCTVCQERFSDTRTPRQLTCGHSICSPCVRGVIDNDRRCPECRRTFDATNPDDLAVNYQLLRLVRCLASGGPPQLLLDAGGVREPDAGRCEAHGSLRFFRCMSCGAWVCRDCLVLEHVGPPRGTCRVVSSSKAIAEMKEKHLQALREESAALLQAKSLSAAQITTITTIKTNLKDTIARLRATINEEELYLQSLEDRAREARAKTDELEAQEETLREMANRMTSAETTMEVTNLGVEAEEAVRQTKRLVEREKEAQAHLLMKLNSRGLQVRARTALENAREVVTSWPEVWGTQEVAGRQCWARVRLLDSLVHVHALQDTPPPASAVTVPFESLRSLLPEGNPPSVFLDLSWPGCDTARIYVRLLRDSPRGSQFFLLCSGECGPTLKDATFLPPSPGESEATLSGRVPLRKPVLGNLRDEAQPAARAESRRQAEKGLVVGSYTANTFFHFFRSGRRCTFHFRLHAGGAQGDAGGAAIGTVTKGMNHLKFAVAHSRVSSVKVKDTGFIAPLQA from the exons ATGAGAGAGCAAAGACTTGgcgtgataataacaaaac gcgaaggaatggaggaggagagcctGTGCTGCACCGTGTGCCAGGAGCGCTTCTCAGACACGCGCACGCCACGCCAGCTCACCTGCGGCCACTCCATCTGCTCGCCGTGCGTCCGCGGCGTCATCGACAACGACCGGCGCTGCCCCGAGTGCCGCCGCACCTTCGACGCCACCAACCCCGACGACCTCGCCGTCAACTACCAGCTGCTGCGGCTCGTGCGGTGCCTGGCGAGCGGCGGGCCCCCGCAGTTATTGCTGGACGCAGGCGGCGTGCGCGAGCCGGACGCAGGCCGCTGCGAGGCGCACGGCTCGCTGCGCTTCTTCCGGTGCATGAGCTGCGGCGCGTGGGTGTGCCGCGACTGCCTCGTGTTGGAGCACGTGGGGCCGCCGCGCGGCACCTGTAGGGTCGTGTCCTCGTCCAAGGCCATCgcggagatgaaggagaagcacCTGCAGGCGCTTCGGGAGGAGTCGGCCGCCCTGCTGCAGGCCAAAAGCCTCAGCGCCGCGcagatcaccaccatcaccaccatcaagacCAACCTGAAGGACACCATAGCGCGCCTGCGAGCCACCATCAACGAGGAGGAGCTGTACCTGCAGTCGCTGGAGGACCGCGCCAGGGAGGCCCGCGCCAAGACGGACGAGCTGGAGGCGCAGGAGGAGACGCTGCGCGAGATGGCCAACCGCATGACCTCCGCCGAAACCACCATGGAGGTCACCAACCTGGGCGTGGAGGCCGAGGAGGCCGTCCGCCAGACCAAGAGGCTggtcgagagggagaaggaggcgcaGGCGCACCTCCTCATGAAGCTCAACTCCCGCGGATTGCAGGTGCGTGCACGGACCGCCCTCGAG AACGCGCGCGAGGTGGTGACGTCCTGGCCGGAGGTGTGGGGCACGCAGGAGGTCGCAGGACGCCAGTGCTGGGCCAGGGTCCGCCTCCTCGACTCCCTGGTGCACGTCCACGCCCTTCAGGACACTCCTCCGCCCGCCTCCGCCGTCACTGTGCCT TTCGAGTCCCTGCGGTCCCTCCTGCCCGAGGGCAACCCCCCCTCCGTATTCCTCGACCTCAGCTGGCCCGGCTGCGACACCGCCAGGATCTACGTGCGGCTGCTGCGGGACTCGCCGAGGGGCAGCCAGTTCTTCCTGCTGTGCTCGGGGGAGTGCGGGCCCACGCTGAAGGACGCGACGTTCCTGCCGCCATCGCCGGGGGAGTCCGAGGCGACATTGTCTGGCCGGGTGCCCCTCCGGAAGCCCGTGCTGGGCAACCTTCGGGACGAGGCACAGCCGGCGGCGAGAGCCGAGAGCCGTCGGCAGGCGGAGAAGGGGCTGGTGGTGGGCTCCTACACGGCCAACACCTTTTTCCACTTCTTCCGCAGCGGGAGGAGGTGCACCTTCCACTTCCGCCTGCACGCCGGGGGGGCGCAGGGCGACGCCGGGGGCGCTGCCATCGGCACGGTGACCAAGGGCATGAATCACCTCAAGTTCGCCGTGGCGCACAGCCGAGTCTCCAGCGTGAAGGTCAAGGACACGGGCTTCATCGCCCCCCTTCAGGCATAG
- the LOC125044360 gene encoding uncharacterized protein LOC125044360 isoform X3, giving the protein MEEESLCCTVCQERFSDTRTPRQLTCGHSICSPCVRGVIDNDRRCPECRRTFDATNPDDLAVNYQLLRLVRCLASGGPPQLLLDAGGVREPDAGRCEAHGSLRFFRCMSCGAWVCRDCLVLEHVGPPRGTCRVVSSSKAIAEMKEKHLQALREESAALLQAKSLSAAQITTITTIKTNLKDTIARLRATINEEELYLQSLEDRAREARAKTDELEAQEETLREMANRMTSAETTMEVTNLGVEAEEAVRQTKRLVEREKEAQAHLLMKLNSRGLQVRARTALENAREVVTSWPEVWGTQEVAGRQCWARVRLLDSLVHVHALQDTPPPASAVTVPFESLRSLLPEGNPPSVFLDLSWPGCDTARIYVRLLRDSPRGSQFFLLCSGECGPTLKDATFLPPSPGESEATLSGRVPLRKPVLGNLRDEAQPAARAESRRQAEKGLVVGSYTANTFFHFFRSGRRCTFHFRLHAGGAQGDAGGAAIGTVTKGMNHLKFAVAHSRVSSVKVKDTGFIAPLQA; this is encoded by the exons atggaggaggagagcctGTGCTGCACCGTGTGCCAGGAGCGCTTCTCAGACACGCGCACGCCACGCCAGCTCACCTGCGGCCACTCCATCTGCTCGCCGTGCGTCCGCGGCGTCATCGACAACGACCGGCGCTGCCCCGAGTGCCGCCGCACCTTCGACGCCACCAACCCCGACGACCTCGCCGTCAACTACCAGCTGCTGCGGCTCGTGCGGTGCCTGGCGAGCGGCGGGCCCCCGCAGTTATTGCTGGACGCAGGCGGCGTGCGCGAGCCGGACGCAGGCCGCTGCGAGGCGCACGGCTCGCTGCGCTTCTTCCGGTGCATGAGCTGCGGCGCGTGGGTGTGCCGCGACTGCCTCGTGTTGGAGCACGTGGGGCCGCCGCGCGGCACCTGTAGGGTCGTGTCCTCGTCCAAGGCCATCgcggagatgaaggagaagcacCTGCAGGCGCTTCGGGAGGAGTCGGCCGCCCTGCTGCAGGCCAAAAGCCTCAGCGCCGCGcagatcaccaccatcaccaccatcaagacCAACCTGAAGGACACCATAGCGCGCCTGCGAGCCACCATCAACGAGGAGGAGCTGTACCTGCAGTCGCTGGAGGACCGCGCCAGGGAGGCCCGCGCCAAGACGGACGAGCTGGAGGCGCAGGAGGAGACGCTGCGCGAGATGGCCAACCGCATGACCTCCGCCGAAACCACCATGGAGGTCACCAACCTGGGCGTGGAGGCCGAGGAGGCCGTCCGCCAGACCAAGAGGCTggtcgagagggagaaggaggcgcaGGCGCACCTCCTCATGAAGCTCAACTCCCGCGGATTGCAGGTGCGTGCACGGACCGCCCTCGAG AACGCGCGCGAGGTGGTGACGTCCTGGCCGGAGGTGTGGGGCACGCAGGAGGTCGCAGGACGCCAGTGCTGGGCCAGGGTCCGCCTCCTCGACTCCCTGGTGCACGTCCACGCCCTTCAGGACACTCCTCCGCCCGCCTCCGCCGTCACTGTGCCT TTCGAGTCCCTGCGGTCCCTCCTGCCCGAGGGCAACCCCCCCTCCGTATTCCTCGACCTCAGCTGGCCCGGCTGCGACACCGCCAGGATCTACGTGCGGCTGCTGCGGGACTCGCCGAGGGGCAGCCAGTTCTTCCTGCTGTGCTCGGGGGAGTGCGGGCCCACGCTGAAGGACGCGACGTTCCTGCCGCCATCGCCGGGGGAGTCCGAGGCGACATTGTCTGGCCGGGTGCCCCTCCGGAAGCCCGTGCTGGGCAACCTTCGGGACGAGGCACAGCCGGCGGCGAGAGCCGAGAGCCGTCGGCAGGCGGAGAAGGGGCTGGTGGTGGGCTCCTACACGGCCAACACCTTTTTCCACTTCTTCCGCAGCGGGAGGAGGTGCACCTTCCACTTCCGCCTGCACGCCGGGGGGGCGCAGGGCGACGCCGGGGGCGCTGCCATCGGCACGGTGACCAAGGGCATGAATCACCTCAAGTTCGCCGTGGCGCACAGCCGAGTCTCCAGCGTGAAGGTCAAGGACACGGGCTTCATCGCCCCCCTTCAGGCATAG